A region from the Riemerella anatipestifer genome encodes:
- a CDS encoding exodeoxyribonuclease III: MKIISYNVNGIRAAFNKDLIGWLGHAAPDVICFQESKAQKDQIDIASFEKEGYHTYWFSAEKKGYSGVGIATKIQPKHVEYGCDMEPYDKEGRVIRADFEDFSVISVYVPSATNIDRLDFKMQFCYDFLAYIKELRKTIPNLIISGDFNICHQAIDIHDPVRLKNVSGFLPIEREWMTEFIKECGLIDSFRYFNTEPNQYSWWSYRQNARANNKGWRLDYHFVSDSLESRLSRGLILSEAYHSDHCPVLVELK; the protein is encoded by the coding sequence ATGAAGATAATATCTTATAATGTCAATGGTATTCGGGCAGCTTTTAATAAGGATTTAATCGGTTGGTTAGGACATGCCGCTCCCGATGTTATTTGTTTTCAGGAAAGCAAGGCTCAAAAAGACCAAATAGATATAGCAAGTTTTGAGAAAGAGGGCTACCATACCTATTGGTTTTCTGCGGAAAAGAAAGGGTATAGCGGGGTAGGTATCGCTACTAAAATTCAGCCTAAGCATGTAGAATATGGTTGTGATATGGAGCCATACGATAAAGAAGGACGAGTGATAAGAGCTGATTTTGAAGATTTTTCGGTAATATCTGTATATGTGCCTTCCGCTACTAATATAGATAGACTGGATTTCAAAATGCAGTTTTGCTATGATTTTTTAGCTTATATAAAAGAGCTAAGAAAAACCATTCCTAATTTAATTATTTCGGGAGATTTTAATATCTGTCATCAAGCAATAGATATCCACGACCCTGTAAGATTAAAAAATGTATCTGGTTTTCTTCCTATAGAGCGAGAATGGATGACAGAGTTTATAAAAGAATGTGGGTTAATAGATAGCTTCCGTTATTTTAATACCGAACCCAACCAATACTCATGGTGGAGTTATAGACAAAATGCACGAGCTAATAATAAGGGTTGGAGATTAGACTATCATTTTGTGTCAGACTCGTTAGAAAGCCGTTTGTCTAGAGGGCTTATTCTTAGTGAGGCTTATCACTCGGATCATTGTCCCGTTTTAGTAGAG